One window from the genome of Dioscorea cayenensis subsp. rotundata cultivar TDr96_F1 chromosome 3, TDr96_F1_v2_PseudoChromosome.rev07_lg8_w22 25.fasta, whole genome shotgun sequence encodes:
- the LOC120249877 gene encoding uncharacterized protein LOC120249877: MEVGDQFPDSEHFKDALRNFAIKRNFNFTFIKNDKRRATASASSKVVNGVSMRPMEGKEVTKDVLHGSEVASYDLLMWYVKKVLVTNPGSVAIVENDGSRFKRAFFTFKACVIGFKTGCRPLLYLDETHLLGKYGGTLLGATGKDGNDGFFHVAFAIVDNETDANWMWFLSKLGDTIYDDDEYVKIITFISDRSKDLINAIAKVFPSSPHAYCLRHLGADFMKANVRLAKSLKERCWSILSRIAFSCAEKEFDDAVADLLNTSADAHQWLMQKSDLAHWANYMFKVDSYRQAYAEAIFPVPDNDKPDDINCELLVRPPITKKPVGRPRRKRLESQPSIVRELRCSHCHDASHNRRSCNISIAD, translated from the exons TGCACTTAGAAATTTTGCTATCAAACGCAATTTTAACTTTACATTCATCAAGAATGACAAGCGTAGAGCGACCGCTAGTGCGTCATCGAAGGTTGTGAATGGCGTGTCCATGCGTCCCATGGAAG GGAAAGAGGTCACCAAGGATGTTCTCCATGGGAGTGAGGTGGCgagctatgatttattgatgTGGTACGTGAAGAAGGTATTAGTAACAAACCCTGGTAGTGTTGCTATAGTAGAGAATGATGGTTCCCGTTTCAAACGTGCATTTTTTACCTTCAAAGCATGTGTCATTGGTTTCAAGACCGGATGTAGGCCATTGCTGTACCTGGATGAAACTCACTTGCTCGGTAAGTACGGGGGCACTTTGTTAGGTGCAACGGGAAAAGATGGGAATGATGGTTTCTTTCATGTGGCATTTGCAATCGTAGATAATGAAACGGATGCGAACTGGATGTGGTTCTTGTCAAAGCTTGGAGATACTATATACGATGATGACGAATATGtgaaaattattacatttatatCTGATAGGTCCAAGGACCTTATCAATGCTATCGCGAAGGTATTCCCTTCCTCACCGCATGCATATTGTTTACGCCACTTGGGAGCAGACTTCATGAAAGCAAATGTCAGACTTGCCAAGTCATTGAAAGAACGGTGCTGGTCTATATTATCGAGAATTGCGTTTTCATGTGCTGAAAAAGAATTCGATGACGCTGTTGCCGATCTGTTAAACACATCAGCGGATGCACATCAATGGTTGATGCAGAAATCTGATCTGGCACACTGGGCGAACTACATGTTCAAAG TGGACTCTTACCGACAAGCATATGCAGAAGCCATATTTCCAGTACCAGATAATGACAAACCAGATGATATCAACTGCGAACTACTTGTGCGCCCTCCAATCACCAAGAAGCCAGTTGGTCGGCCAAGACGGAAGCGTCTAGAGTCACAACCATCAATCGTTCGTGAATTACGATGCAGCCATTGCCATGATGCTAGTCATAACCGTAGATCCTGTAATATATCGATAGCTGACTGA